Proteins from one Ipomoea triloba cultivar NCNSP0323 chromosome 1, ASM357664v1 genomic window:
- the LOC115999825 gene encoding uncharacterized protein LOC115999825 produces the protein MNTRARTNLQPMKAPGKLEKEKMGVQSNKRMHTEKPMINRRKAIREKKMALLQDVDKLKKKLRHEENVHRALERAFTRPLGALPRLPPYLPSSTLELLAEVAVLEEEVVRLEEKVVHFRQGLYKEAVYISSSKRNMDNLAEQCDSCKSPKLKQTKLSPQVEAHSAASTGKHMPSHSDDGVLKEDQSYLSSKQNQKSPNVNSQTVRTPVKRLPIENRPIEKRLDPQKLQLEGKIVDHWSTEERNSVTQDRKASGDDSPNKISENIVKCLLNVFSRMSSKRTRSSAETLSSLPAMTFCDSSVTTQFKDPYAISLKFGKRDIGPYKHLFAVEAPSINPNRSTVSVFLVRRLKLLLEKLESVKLKGLTHQQKLAFWINIYNSCMMNAFLENGIPESPEMVVALMQKATINVGGHLLNAITIEHFILRLPYHSKFTFEKGIKNDEMTARSIFGLEFSEPLVTFALSCGSWSSPAVRVYTASKIETELEVAKREYLQAAIGISSAKKTVAIPKLLDWYLLDFAKDLESLLDWICLQLPSELGKEALSCLERGNNEPLSQVLQIIPYEFSFRYLLCM, from the exons ATGAATACTCGAGCCAGGACCAATCTGCAGCCTATGAAGGCTCCTGGGAAGCTTGAAAAA GAAAAAATGGGAGTGCAGAGTAACAAGAGAATGCACACAGAGAAGCCAATGATAAATCGGCGAAAAGCAATCAGAGAGAAGAAGATGGCATTGTTACAAGAT GTAGATAAGCTAAAGAAGAAACTCAGGCATGAAGAGAATGTCCATAGAGCTCTCGAGAGGGCGTTTACAAGACCTCTGGGAGCTCTACCTCGCCTGCCTCCTTATCTTCCTTCATCT ACGTTGGAGCTTTTAGCCGAGGTAGCTGTTTTGGAGGAGGAAGTTGTCCGGTTAGAAGAGAAAGTTGTGCATTTCAGGCAAGGGCTATACAAAGAAGCTGTTTATATTTCATCTTCCAAGAGGAACATGGATAATTTGGCCGAGCAATGTGACTCGTGCAAGAGTCCCAAACTAAAACAAACGAAGCTCTCGCCTCAAGTTGAAGCTCATTCTGCTGCATCAACGGGGAAGCATATGCCTTCTCATTctg ATGATGGTGTGTTGAAAGAAGATCAATCATACCTTTCCTCGAAACAGAACCAAAAATCGCCAAATGTGAATTCTCAAACTGTCAGGACTCCTGTGAAGAGACTTCCTATTGAGAACAGACCGATAGAGAAGCGATTAGATCCTCAGAAGTTACAG CTAGAGGGAAAAATTGTGGATCATTGGAGTACAGAAGAGAGGAATTCTGTCACTCAGGATAGAAAAGCTTCAGGAGATGACAGTCCAAACAAAATTTCTGAGAATATCGTAAAATGCTTATTGAACGTTTTCTCTCGAATGAGCTCCAAGAGGACAAGGAGCTCAGCAGAAACACTATCTTCACTTCCAGCAATGACTTTTTGCGATAGCTCAGTAACTACACAGTTTAAGGACCCATATGCCATCtccttaaagtttggaaaacgAGATATCGGTCCATATAAGCATTTATTTGCAGTTGAAGCTCCATCTATCAATCCAAATCGGTCAACAGTTTCTGTATTCCTAGTTCGCAGATTGAA ACTCCTGCTCGAGAAACTTGAATCAGTAAAACTTAAGGGTCTCACCCACCAGCAGAAGCTTGCTTTTTGGATAAACATCTATAATTCATGCATGATGAAT GcatttttagaaaatggaatACCAGAGAGTCCCGAAATGGTGGTGGCCTTAATGCAAAAG GCGACGATTAATGTTGGGGGGCACTTGCTTAATGCTATAACCATTGAACATTTCATTCTGAGGCTGCCTTATCACTCAAAATTT ACCTTTGAAAAGGGTATAAAAAACGATGAGATGACAGCACGGAGTATCTTTGGGCTGGAGTTCTCTGAACCGCTGGTGACCTTTGCCCTCTCGTGTGGAAGTTGGTCATCTCCTGCT GTGAGAGTATATACAGCATCCAAGATTGAAACTGAGCTAGAAGTAGCGAAAAGAGAATACTTGCAGGCAGCCATTGGGATTTCGAGTGCCAAGAAAACGGTAGCGATACCAAAGCTGTTGGATTGGTATCTGCTAGATTTCGCCAAGGACTTGGAGTCGTTGCTCGATTGGATATGCCTTCAACTACCGAGCGAGCTAGGAAAAGAAGCCCTCAGCTGCCTCGAGAGAGGAAACAACGAGCCACTTTCCCAGGTTCTCCAAATCATACCATATGAATTCAGTTTCAGGTACCTGCTATGCATGTAA
- the LOC116014375 gene encoding uncharacterized protein LOC116014375: protein MEVMVPFRGLEMDFDFNSARASPCVTAPSTPRGFGDYYLSAPTSPSHLSQLYRDFDDFLIDDGEGKSAAEFGVPFSWEEKPGKPKKGEDVFDFAFDVGEECETDSVSAEELFDGGMIKRLEPPPPPPCSYGGRGKKSKIGGLSPRHKRKSESFGDEIVSVRERGRERVSSLQSSSRRATRSVSPLRVSQYPWEEEQEKQQDSAKAPPLTSSSSSKGLVKKWRLKDFFLFRSASEGRASDKDHLRKYTAAVVKGSSFRGGNNDSLSRRRRRGPISAHELHYTFNKAISEDLKKKTFLPYKQGILGKLAFNPAVHALANGFGLSRK from the coding sequence ATGGAGGTGATGGTGCCTTTTCGCGGCCTGGAAATGGATTTCGATTTCAACAGCGCAAGAGCTTCGCCGTGCGTGACGGCGCCTTCAACGCCGAGAGGGTTTGGGGATTATTATCTCAGCGCTCCCACTAGCCCCTCTCATCTCTCGCAGCTCTACCGCGATTTCGATGATTTCTTGATTGATGATGGGGAGGGGAAATCCGCCGCCGAATTCGGTGTTCCGTTTTCCTGGGAGGAAAAGCCGGGAAAACCTAAGAAAGGGGAGGATGTTTTCGATTTCGCGTTTGATGTCGGGGAAGAGTGTGAAACGGATTCTGTGTCGGCGGAGGAGCTTTTTGACGGCGGAATGATTAAGCGGCTTgaacctcctcctcctcctccttgtAGCTATGGCGGACGGGGGAAGAAGAGCAAGATTGGAGGTTTGTCGCCGAGACATAAGAGAAAAAGTGAGTCTTTTGGAGACGAAATTGTGAGTGTGAGGGAGAGAGGGAGGGAAAGAGTTTCGAGTTTACAGTCATCGAGCCGGAGAGCGACGAGATCGGTTTCTCCGCTCAGAGTTTCTCAGTATCCATGGGAAGAGGAGCAAGAAAAACAGCAAGATTCTGCTAAGGCGCCGCCGCTGACGTCATCGTCGTCGTCGAAAGGTTTGGTGAAGAAATGGAGGCTGAAAGATTTTTTCTTGTTCCGGAGCGCGTCGGAGGGGAGGGCGTCGGATAAAGATCACCTGAGGAAGTACACGGCGGCGGTGGTTAAAGGGTCAAGTTTCCGGGGAGGAAATAATGATAGCCTTTCGCGGCGGAGGAGGAGAGGGCCGATCTCCGCCCACGAATTGCATTACACCTTCAACAAGGCAATTTCAGaggatttgaagaagaagaCTTTCTTGCCTTACAAGCAGGGTATTTTGGGAAAACTGGCTTTCAATCCCGCCGTGCATGCACTGGCAAACGGCTTCGGACTTTCCcgcaaataa